CTCGGATTCAAATCGCCGCGGATAAGTGAGGGCGTACTGAATGGGGATTTTCATGTCCGGCAGACCGAGCTGCGCCTTTATAGATCCATCCGTAAACTCCACCATGCTGTGGATGATGGACTGGGGATGCACCACGATGTCGATCTGATCAGCATTGAGATTAAACAGCCAGTGCGCCTCGATGACTTCCAACCCCTTGTTCATCATCGTGGCTGAATCTATGGTAATCTTATCTCCCATTTTCCAATTGGGGTGGTTCAGAGCTTGCTCCGCCGTCACCGCTGAGAATCCGCTGAGAGGCATCTCCCTGAACGGCCCACCCGATCCTGTCAGGATGAGTCTCCTGATATTGGTGACGTCTTCTCCCGCCAGACATTGCCAGATGGCGCTATGCTCGCTGTCCACCGGATAGATCTCACCACCTTTCTCACGCTTGATCTGACCGATGAGACCTCCCGCCATTACGAGACTTTCCTTATTACTCAAAGCAACATCTACACCGGCGTTAAGGGCGCAGATCGTAGGCTCCATTCCCGCACTTCCCACCAAGGCGTTCAGGCAGATATCTACATCATCTCTGCCGGCAATTTCCAGGACTCCTTCGCGACCGGAGAGGATCTCGATGCCGGTTCCCGCCAAGGCACTCTCGAGCTTTGCAGAGCCGTTCCTATCCGCAATGCATACCGCGGCGGGATGAAAAGCCTGAGCCTGACCGACCAGTGCCTCCCAGTTTCTGCCGGCGGTGAGGTATTTCACTTCCAGCTGATCAGACAGAGTGAGAATCACTTTCAGCGCATTCTTGCCGATTGAGCCCGTGGATCCGAGAATTGAGACTGACTTAGCCATCAGTTGCTGCTTGTTTCAATTCCCAGTGATAGAGCCGCGAATGAACTGTTTACCTTGAAACCGAGTGAAACCGAACTCTGCGATCCCAAAGGAATCCCAAATCTGACAGCCAGTGCATTGACCTGGCCCTTTATTCTCTTAGAGATTCTTGTGCCGCTTTCCTGATTACTCACATGCACACCTGCATTGAAATAGTCCGAGACAATACCGCCCCAAACTTCTGTCAATCTCAAATCTATCCGCCTGAAGATAGCAACTCCAACTGTTTTCAGAAAGAAATCATCCGGTCCATAGAGGGAACGTTGTGAAAGTGTTACATTCCAGTTGGGTGGTCCGTTCTCGTCCCGCGCAAGGAGAAATGCCGCTCCAATCCCAAGTCCACTGACAATATCCTCATCGCTCACGAAACCTGAATACCATCCCAGGAGAGCCAGATTATGAGTCACAGTCATGGCGCCAGAAAAAGCCGGCAACACGCCAGCCTTACCGCTAATCATGGCAATGTCATGGCTGCCAGGCTGCCAGGCAGTCGATAAATCTCCGCCGATGGAAAATGTCCCTTCTCTACCCGTAACGAGAGATGGTTCTGAAGAGATTTGTAACGTTAAGACCCGGAAAAATTCTACGGCGCTACTCTCAAAATCACCCTCTGTCCATAGCCCTAGTTCGTAGTCAGGGACTTGCGCAGAAAGTTGAAGTGAAGGCAGGAAGACGAAAAGTAATTTGAGGCTTGTCTTAAAGGATGCCTCTGTCACTGTTTTCAACAAAGGTTACAATTTCCTCGATTTCATCTGTGGACGGCAAATCTGCTTTTATTTTCTTCAGAGCCTCACTGGTATTGAGAGAAGAGCGATAGATGATCTGATAAGCTTTCTTGATGATTCCTCTTGTTTCGGCTGAGAATCCTCTTCGTCTCAGGCCAACTAAATTAATGCCGGAGAATTCAAGCGGCTCGCCGGCAGCAAGAATGTACGGCGGGATGTCTTGAACAACACGGTAACCTCCTGCGACAAAGGCGTGTTTACCGATTCTGCAGAATTGGTGAATCGGTACAAGTCCACTGATATTCGCCCAGTCATCGATGATGACATGTCCCGCCATCTGGACACCATTAGCGATAATCACGTTTTCTCCGATCTGGCAGTCGTGAGGCACATGAACGTAAGCCATCAGTA
The Candidatus Neomarinimicrobiota bacterium genome window above contains:
- the dxr gene encoding 1-deoxy-D-xylulose-5-phosphate reductoisomerase; the protein is MAKSVSILGSTGSIGKNALKVILTLSDQLEVKYLTAGRNWEALVGQAQAFHPAAVCIADRNGSAKLESALAGTGIEILSGREGVLEIAGRDDVDICLNALVGSAGMEPTICALNAGVDVALSNKESLVMAGGLIGQIKREKGGEIYPVDSEHSAIWQCLAGEDVTNIRRLILTGSGGPFREMPLSGFSAVTAEQALNHPNWKMGDKITIDSATMMNKGLEVIEAHWLFNLNADQIDIVVHPQSIIHSMVEFTDGSIKAQLGLPDMKIPIQYALTYPRRFESEWEEVDFPAISPLTFDEPDLEKFPCIRLAYDALERGGSAPAALNVVNDNTVKQFLDGQIGFNEIAEINGSGMEEHEWAAAPDLEYLLELERWGERFVKEKLERKVTV
- the lpxA gene encoding acyl-ACP--UDP-N-acetylglucosamine O-acyltransferase: MHSTVVVSPDATIGSNVRIGPYSVIEDDVVLGKGCQVGNHVSLLSGTRIGNECKIFHGAIIGEIPQDLKFEGEDSTVEIGDGVTIREYVTVNRGTKALGTTRIGRDSLLMAYVHVPHDCQIGENVIIANGVQMAGHVIIDDWANISGLVPIHQFCRIGKHAFVAGGYRVVQDIPPYILAAGEPLEFSGINLVGLRRRGFSAETRGIIKKAYQIIYRSSLNTSEALKKIKADLPSTDEIEEIVTFVENSDRGIL